A single window of Nasonia vitripennis strain AsymCx chromosome 4, Nvit_psr_1.1, whole genome shotgun sequence DNA harbors:
- the LOC100116320 gene encoding sodium/potassium-transporting ATPase subunit alpha isoform X10 — translation MSRRKNPKKRGGNLDDLKQELVIDFHKISPEELYQRFQTHPENGLSHAKAKENLERDGPNALTPPRQTPEWVKFCKNLFGGFALLLWIGAILCFIAYSIQASTSEDPNDDNLYLGIVLAAVVIVTGIFSYYQESKSSKIMESFKNMVPQFATVIREGEKLTLKAEDLVLGDVVEVKFGDRIPADLRIIESRGFKVDNSSLTGESEPQSRSPEFTNENPLESKNLAFFSTNAVEGTAKGVVICCGDQTAMGRIAGLASGLDTGETPIAKEIHHFIHLITGVAVFLGVTFFLIAFILGYHWLDAVIFLIGIIVANVPEGLLATVTVCLTLTAKRMASKNCLVKNLEAVETLGSTSTICSDKTGTLTQNRMTVAHMWFDNQIIEADTTEDQSGVQYDRTSPGFKALAKIATLCNRAEFKAGQEGRPILKREVAGDASEAALLKCMELALGDVMGIRRRNKKVCEVPFNSTNKYQVSIHESDDPNDPRHLLVMKGAPERILDRCTTIFIGGKEKVLDEEMKEAFNNAYLELGGLGERVLGFCDFVLPSDKFPVGFKFNSDDPNFPTEGLRFVGLMSMIDPPRAAVPDAVAKCRSAGIKVIMVTGDHPITAKAIAKSVGIISEGNETVEDIAQRLNIPVSEVNPREAKAAVVHGTELRELDSSALDDILRYHTEIVFARTSPQQKLIIVEGCQRMGAIVAVTGDGVNDSPALKKADIGVAMGIAGSDVSKQAADMILLDDNFASIVTGVEEGRLIFDNLKKSIAYTLTSNIPEISPFLAFILCDIPLPLGTVTILCIDLGTDMVPAISLAYEAPESDIMKRQPRDPYRDNLVNRRLISMAYGQIGMIQAAAGFFVYFVIMAENGFLPMHLFGIRKMWDSKAINDLTDSYGQEWTYRDRKTLEFTCHTAFFVSIVIVQWADLIVCKTRRNSIVHQGMRNWALNFGLVFETALAAFLSYTPGMDKGLRMFPLKFVWWLPAIPFMLAIFIYDETRRFYLRRNPGGWLEQETYY, via the exons TCGCGGCGGAAGAACCCGAAGAAGAGGGGGGGAAACTTGGATGACCTGAAGCAGGAGCTGGTCATCGACTTTCACAAGATTTCCCCGGAGGAGCTGTACCAGAGATTTCAGACGCATCCCGAAAAC GGCCTTAGCCATGCGAAGGCGAAGGAGAACCTGGAGCGCGACGGGCCGAACGCCCTGACGCCGCCGAGGCAGACGCCCGAGTGGGTAAAGTTCTGCAAGAACCTGTTCGGAGGCTTCGCCCTGCTGCTGTGGATCGGCGCGATCCTCTGCTTCATCGCGTACTCGATCCAGGCGTCGACGAGCGAGGACCCGAACGACGATAACCTGTACCTCGGCATCGTACTGGCTGCCGTGGTCATCGTCACCGGTATCTTCTCCTACTACCAGGAGAGCAAGTCCAGCAAGATCATGGAGTCCTTCAAGAACATGGTGCCGCAGTTCGCCACCGTGATCCGAGAGGGCGAGAAGCTGACCCTCAAGGCCGAGGACCTCGTGCTCGGCGACGTCGTCGAGGTCAAGTTCGGCGACAGGATTCCCGCCGACCTGAGGATCATCGAGTCCCGGGGCTTCAAG GTGGACAACAGCTCGCTGACCGGCGAGTCCGAGCCGCAGTCGAGGTCGCCCGAGTTCACGAACGAGAACCCCCTCGAGTCCAAGAACCTCGCCTTCTTCTCGACGAACGCCGTCGAGGGCACGGCCAAGGGCGTGGTCATCTGCTGCGGCGACCAGACGGCCATGGGCAGGATCGCCGGGCTGGCCTCCGGCCTCGACACCGGCGAGACCCCCATCGCCAAGGAGATCCATCACTTCATCCACCTGATCACGGGAGTGGCCGTCTTCCTCGGCGTCACCTTCTTCCTGATCGCCTTCATCCTCGGCTACCACTGGCTCGACGCCGTCATCTTCCTCATCGGCATCATCGTGGCCAACGTGCCGGAGGGCCTGCTCGCCACCGTCACCGTCTGCCTCACCCTCACGGCTAAGCGCATGGCCTCCAAGAACTGCCTGGTCAAGAACCTCGAGGCCGTCGAGACCCTCGGCTCGACCTCGACCATCTGCTCCGACAAGACCGGCACCCTCACCCAGAACCGCATGACCGTCGCCCACATGTGGTTCGACAACCAGATCATCGAGGCCGACACGACCGAGGACCAGTCCGGCGTCCAGTACGACCGCACCTCGCCCGGCTTCAAGGCCCTCGCCAAGATCGCCACCCTCTGCAACCGCGCCGAGTTCAAGGCCGGCCAGGAGGGCCGACCGATCCTGAAGCGCGAGGTCGCCGGCGACGCCTCCGAGGCCGCCCTGCTCAAGTGCATGGAGCTCGCCCTCGGCGACGTCATGGGCATCCGAAGGCGCAACAAGAAGGTCTGCGAGGTGCCCTTCAACTCGACCAACAAGTACCAGGTCTCGATCCACGAGTCCGACGACCCCAACGACCCGCGTCACCTGCTCGTCATGAAGGGCGCGCCCGAGCGCATCCTCGACCGCTGCACCACCATCTTCATCGGCGGCAAGGAGAAGGTCCTCGACGAGGAGATGAAGGAGGCTTTCAACAACGCCTACCTCGAGCTCGGCGGCCTCGGCGAGCGTGTCCTTGGCTTCTGCGACTTCGTCCTGCCGTCCGATAAGTTCCCCGTGGGCTTCAAGTTCAACTCCGACGACCCGAACTTCCCCACCGAGGGTCTGCGCTTCGTCGGCCTGATGTCGATGATCGACCCGCCCCGTGCGGCCGTGCCCGACGCCGTGGCCAAGTGCCGCTCGGCCGGTATCAAGGTCATCATGGTCACCGGCGACCACCCGATCACTGCCAAAGCCATTGCCAAATCCGTCGGCATCATCTCCGAAG GTAACGAGACCGTCGAGGACATTGCCCAGAGGCTGAACATTCCCGTGTCCGAGGTCAACCCTCGGGAGGCCAAGGCCGCCGTCGTCCACGGCACCGAGCTCAGGGAGCTGGACTCCAGCGCGCTGGACGATATCCTGAGGTACCACACCGAAATTGTGTTCGCCCGTACTTCGCCCCAGCAGAAGCTCATCATCGTCGAGGGCTGCCAAAGGATGGGTGCAATCGTCGCCGTAACTG GTGACGGTGTCAACGACTCGCCGGCCCTGAAGAAGGCGGACATTGGCGTTGCTATGGGCATCGCCGGCTCGGACGTCTCCAAGCAGGCGGCCGACATGATCCTCCTTGACGACAACTTCGCCTCGATCGTCACTGGTGTCGAGGAGGGACGTCTCATTTTCGACAACTTAAAGAAGTCCATCGCCTACACCCTCACCTCCAACATCCCCGAGATCTCGCCCTTCTTGGCCTTCATCCTCTGTGACATTCCCCTGCCCCTCGGCACCGTCACCATTCTCTGCATCGATCTGGGAACCGACATG GTGCCGGCCATCTCGCTGGCCTACGAAGCACCGGAATCGGACATTATGAAACGGCAGCCTCGCGATCCTTACAGAGACAATCTAGTGAACAGAAG GCTCATCTCCATGGCGTACGGACAGATCGGTATGATCCAGGCTGCCGCCGGATTCTTCGTCTACTTCGTCATCATGGCTGAGAACGGCTTCCTACCGATGCACCTCTTCGGCATCAGAAAGATGTGGGACTCCAAGGCTATCAACGATCTGACGGACAGCTATGGTCAGGAATGG ACCTACAGAGATCGCAAGACGCTGGAGTTCACCTGCCACACGGCCTTCTTCGTGTCGATCGTCATCGTCCAGTGGGCCGACTTGATCGTCTGTAAGACACGTCGTAACTCCATCGTACACCAGGGCATGAGAAACTGGGCCCTCAACTTCGGCTTGGTCTTCGAGACCGCACTCGCCGCGTTCCTAAGTTACACGCCCGGCATGGACAAGGGTCTCAGAATGTTCCCGCTCAA ATTCGTCTGGTGGCTGCCGGCTATTCCGTTCATGCTCGCCATCTTTATCTACGACGAGACGAGACGATTCTACCTGCGCCGAAATCCAGGCGGCTGGCTCGAGCAAGAAACTTACTATTAA
- the LOC100116320 gene encoding sodium/potassium-transporting ATPase subunit alpha isoform X12, protein MSRRKNPKKRGGNLDDLKQELVIDFHKISPEELYQRFQTHPENGLSHAKAKENLERDGPNALTPPRQTPEWVKFCKNLFGGFALLLWIGAILCFIAYSIQASTSEDPNDDNLYLGIVLAAVVIVTGIFSYYQESKSSKIMESFKNMVPQFATVIREGEKLTLKAEDLVLGDVVEVKFGDRIPADLRIIESRGFKVDNSSLTGESEPQSRSPEFTNENPLESKNLAFFSTNAVEGTAKGVVICCGDQTAMGRIAGLASGLDTGETPIAKEIHHFIHLITGVAVFLGVTFFLIAFILGYHWLDAVIFLIGIIVANVPEGLLATVTVCLTLTAKRMASKNCLVKNLEAVETLGSTSTICSDKTGTLTQNRMTVAHMWFDNQIIEADTTEDQSGVQYDRTSPGFKALAKIATLCNRAEFKAGQEGRPILKREVAGDASEAALLKCMELALGDVMGIRRRNKKVCEVPFNSTNKYQVSIHESDDPNDPRHLLVMKGAPERILDRCTTIFIGGKEKVLDEEMKEAFNNAYLELGGLGERVLGFCDFVLPSDKFPVGFKFNSDDPNFPTEGLRFVGLMSMIDPPRAAVPDAVAKCRSAGIKVIMVTGDHPITAKAIAKSVGIISEGNETVEDIAQRLNIPVSEVNPREAKAAVVHGTELRELDSSALDDILRYHTEIVFARTSPQQKLIIVEGCQRMGAIVAVTGDGVNDSPALKKADIGVAMGIAGSDVSKQAADMILLDDNFASIVTGVEEGRLIFDNLKKSIAYTLTSNIPEISPFLAFILCDIPLPLGTVTILCIDLGTDMVPAISLAYETAESDIMKRKPRDPYHDNLVNERLISMAYGQIGMIQAAAGFFVYFVIMAENGFLPMHLFGIRKMWDSKAINDLTDSYGQEWTYRDRKTLEFTCHTAFFVSIVIVQWADLIVCKTRRNSIVHQGMRNWALNFGLVFETALAAFLSYTPGMDKGLRMFPLKFVWWLPAIPFMLAIFIYDETRRFYLRRNPGGWLEQETYY, encoded by the exons TCGCGGCGGAAGAACCCGAAGAAGAGGGGGGGAAACTTGGATGACCTGAAGCAGGAGCTGGTCATCGACTTTCACAAGATTTCCCCGGAGGAGCTGTACCAGAGATTTCAGACGCATCCCGAAAAC GGCCTTAGCCATGCGAAGGCGAAGGAGAACCTGGAGCGCGACGGGCCGAACGCCCTGACGCCGCCGAGGCAGACGCCCGAGTGGGTAAAGTTCTGCAAGAACCTGTTCGGAGGCTTCGCCCTGCTGCTGTGGATCGGCGCGATCCTCTGCTTCATCGCGTACTCGATCCAGGCGTCGACGAGCGAGGACCCGAACGACGATAACCTGTACCTCGGCATCGTACTGGCTGCCGTGGTCATCGTCACCGGTATCTTCTCCTACTACCAGGAGAGCAAGTCCAGCAAGATCATGGAGTCCTTCAAGAACATGGTGCCGCAGTTCGCCACCGTGATCCGAGAGGGCGAGAAGCTGACCCTCAAGGCCGAGGACCTCGTGCTCGGCGACGTCGTCGAGGTCAAGTTCGGCGACAGGATTCCCGCCGACCTGAGGATCATCGAGTCCCGGGGCTTCAAG GTGGACAACAGCTCGCTGACCGGCGAGTCCGAGCCGCAGTCGAGGTCGCCCGAGTTCACGAACGAGAACCCCCTCGAGTCCAAGAACCTCGCCTTCTTCTCGACGAACGCCGTCGAGGGCACGGCCAAGGGCGTGGTCATCTGCTGCGGCGACCAGACGGCCATGGGCAGGATCGCCGGGCTGGCCTCCGGCCTCGACACCGGCGAGACCCCCATCGCCAAGGAGATCCATCACTTCATCCACCTGATCACGGGAGTGGCCGTCTTCCTCGGCGTCACCTTCTTCCTGATCGCCTTCATCCTCGGCTACCACTGGCTCGACGCCGTCATCTTCCTCATCGGCATCATCGTGGCCAACGTGCCGGAGGGCCTGCTCGCCACCGTCACCGTCTGCCTCACCCTCACGGCTAAGCGCATGGCCTCCAAGAACTGCCTGGTCAAGAACCTCGAGGCCGTCGAGACCCTCGGCTCGACCTCGACCATCTGCTCCGACAAGACCGGCACCCTCACCCAGAACCGCATGACCGTCGCCCACATGTGGTTCGACAACCAGATCATCGAGGCCGACACGACCGAGGACCAGTCCGGCGTCCAGTACGACCGCACCTCGCCCGGCTTCAAGGCCCTCGCCAAGATCGCCACCCTCTGCAACCGCGCCGAGTTCAAGGCCGGCCAGGAGGGCCGACCGATCCTGAAGCGCGAGGTCGCCGGCGACGCCTCCGAGGCCGCCCTGCTCAAGTGCATGGAGCTCGCCCTCGGCGACGTCATGGGCATCCGAAGGCGCAACAAGAAGGTCTGCGAGGTGCCCTTCAACTCGACCAACAAGTACCAGGTCTCGATCCACGAGTCCGACGACCCCAACGACCCGCGTCACCTGCTCGTCATGAAGGGCGCGCCCGAGCGCATCCTCGACCGCTGCACCACCATCTTCATCGGCGGCAAGGAGAAGGTCCTCGACGAGGAGATGAAGGAGGCTTTCAACAACGCCTACCTCGAGCTCGGCGGCCTCGGCGAGCGTGTCCTTGGCTTCTGCGACTTCGTCCTGCCGTCCGATAAGTTCCCCGTGGGCTTCAAGTTCAACTCCGACGACCCGAACTTCCCCACCGAGGGTCTGCGCTTCGTCGGCCTGATGTCGATGATCGACCCGCCCCGTGCGGCCGTGCCCGACGCCGTGGCCAAGTGCCGCTCGGCCGGTATCAAGGTCATCATGGTCACCGGCGACCACCCGATCACTGCCAAAGCCATTGCCAAATCCGTCGGCATCATCTCCGAAG GTAACGAGACCGTCGAGGACATTGCCCAGAGGCTGAACATTCCCGTGTCCGAGGTCAACCCTCGGGAGGCCAAGGCCGCCGTCGTCCACGGCACCGAGCTCAGGGAGCTGGACTCCAGCGCGCTGGACGATATCCTGAGGTACCACACCGAAATTGTGTTCGCCCGTACTTCGCCCCAGCAGAAGCTCATCATCGTCGAGGGCTGCCAAAGGATGGGTGCAATCGTCGCCGTAACTG GTGACGGTGTCAACGACTCGCCGGCCCTGAAGAAGGCGGACATTGGCGTTGCTATGGGCATCGCCGGCTCGGACGTCTCCAAGCAGGCGGCCGACATGATCCTCCTTGACGACAACTTCGCCTCGATCGTCACTGGTGTCGAGGAGGGACGTCTCATTTTCGACAACTTAAAGAAGTCCATCGCCTACACCCTCACCTCCAACATCCCCGAGATCTCGCCCTTCTTGGCCTTCATCCTCTGTGACATTCCCCTGCCCCTCGGCACCGTCACCATTCTCTGCATCGATCTGGGAACCGACATG GTGCCCGCCATTTCGCTGGCGTACGAAACGGCCGAGTCGGACATTATGAAGAGGAAGCCGCGAGATCCCTACCACGATAATCTCGTCAACGAAAG GCTCATCTCCATGGCGTACGGACAGATCGGTATGATCCAGGCTGCCGCCGGATTCTTCGTCTACTTCGTCATCATGGCTGAGAACGGCTTCCTACCGATGCACCTCTTCGGCATCAGAAAGATGTGGGACTCCAAGGCTATCAACGATCTGACGGACAGCTATGGTCAGGAATGG ACCTACAGAGATCGCAAGACGCTGGAGTTCACCTGCCACACGGCCTTCTTCGTGTCGATCGTCATCGTCCAGTGGGCCGACTTGATCGTCTGTAAGACACGTCGTAACTCCATCGTACACCAGGGCATGAGAAACTGGGCCCTCAACTTCGGCTTGGTCTTCGAGACCGCACTCGCCGCGTTCCTAAGTTACACGCCCGGCATGGACAAGGGTCTCAGAATGTTCCCGCTCAA ATTCGTCTGGTGGCTGCCGGCTATTCCGTTCATGCTCGCCATCTTTATCTACGACGAGACGAGACGATTCTACCTGCGCCGAAATCCAGGCGGCTGGCTCGAGCAAGAAACTTACTATTAA
- the LOC100116320 gene encoding sodium/potassium-transporting ATPase subunit alpha isoform X5: protein MGDDKHGRSDSYRVATFPNVRDDNKTADGMYKSRRKNPKKRGGNLDDLKQELVIDFHKISPEELYQRFQTHPENGLSHAKAKENLERDGPNALTPPRQTPEWVKFCKNLFGGFALLLWIGAILCFIAYSIQASTSEDPNDDNLYLGIVLAAVVIVTGIFSYYQESKSSKIMESFKNMVPQFATVIREGEKLTLKAEDLVLGDVVEVKFGDRIPADLRIIESRGFKVDNSSLTGESEPQSRSPEFTNENPLESKNLAFFSTNAVEGTAKGVVICCGDQTAMGRIAGLASGLDTGETPIAKEIHHFIHLITGVAVFLGVTFFLIAFILGYHWLDAVIFLIGIIVANVPEGLLATVTVCLTLTAKRMASKNCLVKNLEAVETLGSTSTICSDKTGTLTQNRMTVAHMWFDNQIIEADTTEDQSGVQYDRTSPGFKALAKIATLCNRAEFKAGQEGRPILKREVAGDASEAALLKCMELALGDVMGIRRRNKKVCEVPFNSTNKYQVSIHESDDPNDPRHLLVMKGAPERILDRCTTIFIGGKEKVLDEEMKEAFNNAYLELGGLGERVLGFCDFVLPSDKFPVGFKFNSDDPNFPTEGLRFVGLMSMIDPPRAAVPDAVAKCRSAGIKVIMVTGDHPITAKAIAKSVGIISEGNETVEDIAQRLNIPVSEVNPREAKAAVVHGTELRELDSSALDDILRYHTEIVFARTSPQQKLIIVEGCQRMGAIVAVTGDGVNDSPALKKADIGVAMGIAGSDVSKQAADMILLDDNFASIVTGVEEGRLIFDNLKKSIAYTLTSNIPEISPFLAFILCDIPLPLGTVTILCIDLGTDMVPAISLAYEEAESDIMKRQPRNPFTDKLVNERLISMAYGQIGMIQAAAGFFVYFVIMAENGFLPMHLFGIRKMWDSKAINDLTDSYGQEWTYRDRKTLEFTCHTAFFVSIVIVQWADLIVCKTRRNSIVHQGMRNWALNFGLVFETALAAFLSYTPGMDKGLRMFPLKFVWWLPAIPFMLAIFIYDETRRFYLRRNPGGWLEQETYY from the exons CATGGCCGCTCAGATTCGTACAGGGTCGCCACGTTTCCCAACGTTCGCGACGACAACAAAACTGCGGATGGAATGTACAAG TCGCGGCGGAAGAACCCGAAGAAGAGGGGGGGAAACTTGGATGACCTGAAGCAGGAGCTGGTCATCGACTTTCACAAGATTTCCCCGGAGGAGCTGTACCAGAGATTTCAGACGCATCCCGAAAAC GGCCTTAGCCATGCGAAGGCGAAGGAGAACCTGGAGCGCGACGGGCCGAACGCCCTGACGCCGCCGAGGCAGACGCCCGAGTGGGTAAAGTTCTGCAAGAACCTGTTCGGAGGCTTCGCCCTGCTGCTGTGGATCGGCGCGATCCTCTGCTTCATCGCGTACTCGATCCAGGCGTCGACGAGCGAGGACCCGAACGACGATAACCTGTACCTCGGCATCGTACTGGCTGCCGTGGTCATCGTCACCGGTATCTTCTCCTACTACCAGGAGAGCAAGTCCAGCAAGATCATGGAGTCCTTCAAGAACATGGTGCCGCAGTTCGCCACCGTGATCCGAGAGGGCGAGAAGCTGACCCTCAAGGCCGAGGACCTCGTGCTCGGCGACGTCGTCGAGGTCAAGTTCGGCGACAGGATTCCCGCCGACCTGAGGATCATCGAGTCCCGGGGCTTCAAG GTGGACAACAGCTCGCTGACCGGCGAGTCCGAGCCGCAGTCGAGGTCGCCCGAGTTCACGAACGAGAACCCCCTCGAGTCCAAGAACCTCGCCTTCTTCTCGACGAACGCCGTCGAGGGCACGGCCAAGGGCGTGGTCATCTGCTGCGGCGACCAGACGGCCATGGGCAGGATCGCCGGGCTGGCCTCCGGCCTCGACACCGGCGAGACCCCCATCGCCAAGGAGATCCATCACTTCATCCACCTGATCACGGGAGTGGCCGTCTTCCTCGGCGTCACCTTCTTCCTGATCGCCTTCATCCTCGGCTACCACTGGCTCGACGCCGTCATCTTCCTCATCGGCATCATCGTGGCCAACGTGCCGGAGGGCCTGCTCGCCACCGTCACCGTCTGCCTCACCCTCACGGCTAAGCGCATGGCCTCCAAGAACTGCCTGGTCAAGAACCTCGAGGCCGTCGAGACCCTCGGCTCGACCTCGACCATCTGCTCCGACAAGACCGGCACCCTCACCCAGAACCGCATGACCGTCGCCCACATGTGGTTCGACAACCAGATCATCGAGGCCGACACGACCGAGGACCAGTCCGGCGTCCAGTACGACCGCACCTCGCCCGGCTTCAAGGCCCTCGCCAAGATCGCCACCCTCTGCAACCGCGCCGAGTTCAAGGCCGGCCAGGAGGGCCGACCGATCCTGAAGCGCGAGGTCGCCGGCGACGCCTCCGAGGCCGCCCTGCTCAAGTGCATGGAGCTCGCCCTCGGCGACGTCATGGGCATCCGAAGGCGCAACAAGAAGGTCTGCGAGGTGCCCTTCAACTCGACCAACAAGTACCAGGTCTCGATCCACGAGTCCGACGACCCCAACGACCCGCGTCACCTGCTCGTCATGAAGGGCGCGCCCGAGCGCATCCTCGACCGCTGCACCACCATCTTCATCGGCGGCAAGGAGAAGGTCCTCGACGAGGAGATGAAGGAGGCTTTCAACAACGCCTACCTCGAGCTCGGCGGCCTCGGCGAGCGTGTCCTTGGCTTCTGCGACTTCGTCCTGCCGTCCGATAAGTTCCCCGTGGGCTTCAAGTTCAACTCCGACGACCCGAACTTCCCCACCGAGGGTCTGCGCTTCGTCGGCCTGATGTCGATGATCGACCCGCCCCGTGCGGCCGTGCCCGACGCCGTGGCCAAGTGCCGCTCGGCCGGTATCAAGGTCATCATGGTCACCGGCGACCACCCGATCACTGCCAAAGCCATTGCCAAATCCGTCGGCATCATCTCCGAAG GTAACGAGACCGTCGAGGACATTGCCCAGAGGCTGAACATTCCCGTGTCCGAGGTCAACCCTCGGGAGGCCAAGGCCGCCGTCGTCCACGGCACCGAGCTCAGGGAGCTGGACTCCAGCGCGCTGGACGATATCCTGAGGTACCACACCGAAATTGTGTTCGCCCGTACTTCGCCCCAGCAGAAGCTCATCATCGTCGAGGGCTGCCAAAGGATGGGTGCAATCGTCGCCGTAACTG GTGACGGTGTCAACGACTCGCCGGCCCTGAAGAAGGCGGACATTGGCGTTGCTATGGGCATCGCCGGCTCGGACGTCTCCAAGCAGGCGGCCGACATGATCCTCCTTGACGACAACTTCGCCTCGATCGTCACTGGTGTCGAGGAGGGACGTCTCATTTTCGACAACTTAAAGAAGTCCATCGCCTACACCCTCACCTCCAACATCCCCGAGATCTCGCCCTTCTTGGCCTTCATCCTCTGTGACATTCCCCTGCCCCTCGGCACCGTCACCATTCTCTGCATCGATCTGGGAACCGACATG GTGCCAGCCATCTCGCTAGCCTACGAGGAAGCGGAGAGTGATATTATGAAGCGTCAACCACGAAACCCCTTCACTGACAAGCTAGTTAACGAAAG GCTCATCTCCATGGCGTACGGACAGATCGGTATGATCCAGGCTGCCGCCGGATTCTTCGTCTACTTCGTCATCATGGCTGAGAACGGCTTCCTACCGATGCACCTCTTCGGCATCAGAAAGATGTGGGACTCCAAGGCTATCAACGATCTGACGGACAGCTATGGTCAGGAATGG ACCTACAGAGATCGCAAGACGCTGGAGTTCACCTGCCACACGGCCTTCTTCGTGTCGATCGTCATCGTCCAGTGGGCCGACTTGATCGTCTGTAAGACACGTCGTAACTCCATCGTACACCAGGGCATGAGAAACTGGGCCCTCAACTTCGGCTTGGTCTTCGAGACCGCACTCGCCGCGTTCCTAAGTTACACGCCCGGCATGGACAAGGGTCTCAGAATGTTCCCGCTCAA ATTCGTCTGGTGGCTGCCGGCTATTCCGTTCATGCTCGCCATCTTTATCTACGACGAGACGAGACGATTCTACCTGCGCCGAAATCCAGGCGGCTGGCTCGAGCAAGAAACTTACTATTAA